One genomic window of Salvia miltiorrhiza cultivar Shanhuang (shh) chromosome 4, IMPLAD_Smil_shh, whole genome shotgun sequence includes the following:
- the LOC131023295 gene encoding uncharacterized protein LOC131023295 — MPENDPNVVEQLEAPMPWIGMYAAVASTLCTLAMAADVFHGFRSRKYWFPSKYLSLNATSLALLSVAMKLPVDLTTKMYSVTDRLAKVSSLSFISIVMANFLTSLGSMDDKSLLMNVVALGIMVITITGNVCIQVIQMRSYLDLRRAFWEESVAMGLMLLLLLMFISSALTILSTKQFLETRYHDMHNSILNEEELVDITKKLRVLIKKYWVMAETSSPQFVMARSVTSTVSGIVSLIVAFNLVEAEIRIAVKEGIFDHAFSSYKQSTRVILLSQTVGVIVGAIAPTSRWFVAINHRTSTGCRRSIQDAFTVEGYWTQKLVEWRQSSLSVEIQHLKSRKVVHGLRGLILRLGIFVQHLIVMASKLVLSVSICTMRLMSFCLNYIRRSRQKHICDSNSDSGEVDMRRYVIQLQGEAELPAETLSNIFKEVDEIIRKAKKRKPEKLLNLLSKSCNFKGVTEFDSHQVPTLHPQELPHCWALPVVTLACIARAIPNVEKDKSERLLRSVTEGLRYVKLIDKLLDRKGQLAKTRAAAEAVSVEAELKGKWQNRDLDEISIKGKNAEEILQQLHEDSGRRVLEFKRNPKNSVKQNLVYWSPEVIAANSMYRVSKAILLNHGGGEQVFETLSVMIADIVAACLTNLPWAISSMCHRSGIEERERGVRKAAKYLGETEDIIALIQQRQLPILGLPPHRPTYIQEWRALLGLQNQNKDHISINIEE; from the coding sequence ATGCCTGAAAACGATCCAAACGTGGTGGAACAGCTGGAGGCGCCGATGCCGTGGATAGGCATGTATGCCGCCGTAGCATCGACGCTCTGCACGCTCGCCATGGCCGCCGACGTCTTCCACGGATTCCGGAGCAGAAAATACTGGTTCCCATCTAAATACTTGTCCCTCAACGCCACTTCCTTGGCTTTGCTATCCGTGGCAATGAAGCTCCCCGTGGATCTCACCACTAAAATGTACTCTGTCACCGACCGCCTTGCAAAGGTCAGCAGCCTCTCCTTCATCTCCATCGTCATGGCTAATTTCCTGACGTCGTTGGGATCCATGGACGACAAGAGCTTGCTGATGAACGTGGTGGCTCTAGGCATTATGGTGATCACCATCACCGGGAATGTGTGCATCCAGGTCATCCAAATGCGGTCTTATCTCGACTTAAGGCGGGCATTTTGGGAAGAATCTGTTGCCATGGGCTTGATGCTCCTCTTGCTGCTTATGTTCATTTCATCTGCTCTCACCATTCTGTCTACTAAACAGTTTCTGGAGACCAGGTACCATGATATGCATAACTCAATCTTGAACGAAGAGGAATTGGTGGATATCACGAAGAAGCTGAGGGTGTTGATCAAGAAATATTGGGTGATGGCGGAGACCAGCAGCCCTCAGTTTGTGATGGCTCGTTCCGTGACAAGCACCGTGTCTGGCATCGTCAGCTTGATCGTTGCCTTTAATTTGGTGGAAGCTGAGATACGGATCGCGGTGAAGGAGGGGATATTTGATCACGCGTTTTCGAGTTATAAGCAGTCGACGAGAGTGATTCTGCTGTCCCAGACTGTTGGAGTGATTGTGGGTGCCATTGCTCCAACGTCGAGGTGGTTTGTCGCGATAAACCATAGAACCTCGACTGGCTGCAGAAGGAGCATCCAAGATGCATTCACAGTGGAGGGCTATTGGACTCAGAAGCTGGTGGAATGGCGACAGAGCTCGTTATCTGTAGAGATTCAACATCTCAAGAGTAGAAAAGTTGTTCATGGTCTGAGAGGACTCATTCTGAGACTTGGCATCTTTGTTCAGCATCTGATTGTTATGGCGAGTAAATTAGTCCTCTCTGTCTCTATCTGCACGATGAGACTAATGAGTTTCTGCCTCAACTACATCAGAAGGTCGAGGCAGAAACACATTTGTGACTCCAACTCTGACTCCGGAGAGGTGGACATGAGGCGCTATGTTATTCAGCTTCAAGGAGAGGCGGAGTTACCTGCAGAAACACTGAGTAACATCTTCAAAGAGGTGGACGAAATCATCAGGAAAGCTAAGAAGAGGAAACCCGAAAAGCTGCTGAATCTCTTGTCCAAATCATGCAACTTCAAAGGGGTGACAGAATTTGATAGCCATCAAGTTCCAACTCTGCATCCTCAAGAGCTTCCTCATTGCTGGGCTCTACCTGTTGTCACACTGGCTTGCATTGCACGGGCAATTCCGAACGTTGAAAAGGACAAATCGGAACGCCTATTGCGTAGCGTCACTGAAGGGCTCCGCTATGTGAAGCTTATAGACAAACTTCTCGACAGAAAAGGGCAATTGGCAAAAACGAGAGCTGCAGCGGAAGCAGTGAGTGTAGAAGCTGAACTAAAGGGCAAGTGGCAGAACAGGGATCTTGATGAAATTTCCATTAAAGGAAAGAATGCGGAGGAAATACTGCAACAACTCCATGAAGATTCTGGAAGAAGAGTGCTCGAGTTCAAGAGAAATCCCAAAAACAGTGTCAAGCAAAACCTTGTTTACTGGAGCCCGGAGGTGATTGCAGCCAACTCAATGTACAGGGTGAGCAAAGCAATTCTGCTCAACCATGGAGGAGGTGAGCAAGTGTTTGAGACATTATCGGTGATGATTGCAGATATAGTGGCTGCGTGCCTCACAAATCTACCGTGGGCAATCAGCAGCATGTGTCACCGCAGTGGCatcgaggaaagagagagaggcgtgCGCAAAGCAGCAAAGTATTTGGGAGAAACTGAAGATATCATCGCACTTATACAACAACGCCAACTTCCCATCTTGGGCCTCCCCCCTCATCGCCCAACTTACATTCAAGAATGGCGAGCCTTGCTTGGCCTCCAAAACCAAAACAAGGATCACATAAGCATCAACATAGAGGAGTGA